Genomic window (Desulforapulum autotrophicum HRM2):
AAAATGGCGTGTTTCTTTAGAGAAGATCCAGTTCTTCGAGTTTTTCTTCAGATGGCTGACCGTCCGTGTCCCATCCCCTGAGATGGTATAAAAGACTCTTCATCTGGGTCAAAGCAGCCTGGTCAATTTTTTTGCCTTCATAGGGGCCATTTTCAAGGGCCTTGTTTAATAATTTATCGGAAAGGACGTCATCTTTGGCTGAGAATCCGGCCTTCTGGTTGAATAGCCGGGCAAGATTCCATATTCTTTCCCCGGCCTTTTCAAGATCCTGGGCTGAGACTTTTTTACCCAGTCCCTTGGTCATGAAATCGGCCATGATGGTGGTGTTGACCGTTCCCCAGAAGTCACAGAGGCCCATGGACCATTTCACGGCATTGGTGTTCTGATTATTGATGACGGCCCGGGTCATCTCTTTCACATTAAACGGCTGATCTTCAAACAGGGTAAAGGATCTTAAATGGCAGGCACCCCGTTCGGATGTGGCATAGCCAAGAGCCATTCCATAATTTCCCCGGGGATCATAGGCCGGCATTTCAAGGTTCTTGGAATGGGCCGCCTTGTCTGCTGCACCGTTCTTTTCCCCAAGTTTCTGGGCTCCCATGGCCATGTCCCGTCCCCGTTGGGTGGACCGGGTGGCGATCTCTTCTATCAGTTCGAGGTAGTGTTCCTTGTCCCCGAACCGGACACCGTAGTCATGGAGCCCTGATTCCGTGATATCCATGGCAAGACCGATGATGTTTCCCGTTGACATGGTGTCAAGGCCGTAATCGTCGCAAAGCCTGTTGAACTTCATGACCGATTCAAGGTCATCGATTTCACAGTTTGCTCCGCCAAGGCACAGGGTTTCATATTCAGGGCCTTCGATCTGGGTGCCGTTGAGGGAAGTAAATTTTCCGCACCCCAGGGGGCATGAGGCACAGGATCTGTCACCGATTTTAATGTCATCTATGGCCTCGCTGTTTAATTTCTGGCGGCCGTTGCTCACCCCCTTTGAAAAATTCCGGGTGGGGTGGATGCCCATTTCATTGGTCACATCCACGAGCATGGCCGTACCGTGTTTATAGGCCCAGAGGTTTTCGTCGGTGAGAAGATTGTTGCTTGTATGCTCAACAACCTTTTCATAGAATGATCCGATCTCGTTGACCTGAACACCGCCTGTTCCCCTGACAACAATGGCCTTTAAATTTTTAGATCCGAAGATTGCACCGGCCCCTCCCCGGCCCATGTGCCGGTAGGATTCAGAACCCACGCAGGCAAACTCAATCAGATTTTCACCGGCAGGACCGATGGCAAGGGTCTTGGCTTCGTAATCCACCTGCTTTTTCAGCCAGTTTTCTGTTTGAAAAATTCCCTTGCCCATGACAGGAGAAGCATCCTCCAGGGTAACCTTGCTGTTTACAATTTTAAGGTAAACAGGGGTGTCGGATTTTCCTGTCACAACAATGCCGTCATATCCTGCAAATTTAAGTTCAGGCCCGAATGAACCCCCGATATTGGATTCGAATATGGTACCGGTTTTGGGTGATTTTGAGACCAGGCAGGTTCTTGAAGATGTGGGAACAAGGGTGCCGCACAAGGGACCTGTCATGACAACAAAGGCATTGTCCGCAGACAGGGGGTCAACCTTGGGATCAACCAGGTCGGTGATATACTTGACTGCCATTCCCCATCCGCCGATATATTTTTTGCGAAGGGTCTGGGGAATGGTCGTTGAATGGATCTTTTTGTTTGTCAGATCCACATGGAGGAGCTGGCCCGTGTACAGGTACTCATTGGGTTTGCCCTTTGGAAGCTCAATGGATTTAAAGACATCCTCTATCCTGTTCAAACACTCATCAAGGATCGTCCAGGGCACGTTTAATGCCGGCTCAAACCGGATATTTTTTGCATTGGTCAGGGTGCCGGCAGTGATCACCCCCCTTGAAAACAATCCTGAGGCCACCTTGTATCCGATACCGTCCGTGTGAAATTCCATGCCAAGGAGAAGCCCCAGTCCCCTTTTATGGGCCAGGATTCCCGGATATCGTTGCTGGAGATCCCCTAATTTTTCAAGGACATACGCTCCTTTTTTCTTTGCCTGGCCCGTCAGGTCTTCTTCCAGAAGTACAGATATGGCTGCAAGGGCTGAGGCACAGGCAAGGGGGTTCCCGCCGGTTGTGGTGGTGTGAATGAACGGGTTAGGCTCCATGCATTTCCATATTTCAGGGGTTGACATGAATGCTGACATGGGTACGACGCCACCACCCAGGGCCTTGCCAAAGCACATGATGTCAGGCTGAACATTCCAGTGATCAACGCCAAAGAGTTCCCCTGTCCGGCCAAATCCGGTCTGCACTTCATCGGCAATCATAAGGATGTCATAGTGATCGCAAAGGGCCCGAACCCCTGGCAGGAAATCATCCGGCGGTACAATGGCACCGGCTTCACCCTGGATGGGTTCGATGACAACCGCTGCGATATCATCCCCCACGGCCCTGGCTGATGCAAGCTCATGCTCCAATGCCACAAGGTCCCCAAAAGGGGCCTGGCGGACCCCGTCAAGCAGGGGCAGCAATGGTTGACGGTACGATCTTTTGCCCATCAGGGAGAGAGCCCCCAGGGTTTTTCCGTGGAATCCCTTGAGCATGGAGATAAATCCCTTTCGGCCCGTGTAGAGTTTGGCAAGCTTCATTGCCCCTTCCACGGCCTCTGTGCCTGAATTGCCAAAGAACCCATATTGGATTTTACCCGGGGTGAGCAGGGCCAGCACCTTTGCAAGCTGTGCACGCAAAGGGTCGAGCATTTCCTGACTGTACTGGGGTGAGCGGTCCAGTTGTGCCTTTACGGCGGCCACAATTTTCGGGTGGCGGATACCATAGGAGTAAAGACCAAATCCCCCTAGAAGATCGAGAAATTCCCTGTCAAGGGCATCCACAAGGATGGATCCCTGGCCGGTCCATTCTGTTACGGCAAACCCGGTTGCCTCTGTAACTGATTTTCGATACTCAAGAAACCCCTTGTTGATATGGTCCCTGAAGTTTCGAACTGTTTTTCTCGAAATCTCTTCTCTGGCCTTAAGGGTAATTTCCCGGGTGGGTTTCAGGATGATTTCAACGATTTCATCCGCCTCTTTTTTTGCCGCTTTGATATCCCTGAGTTTATAATCATCGGGATGATATTCTTCTATATCGATCATTTTGTGTGAAACTCCTTATATGGTTGGTTTGAATCATCTGCCAGCCCTTTTTCACAACAAACTGTCCAGGAAAATGGGTTTTTGATTGTCTGATTCAACGGGTGACAGCCTATGCAAAAATGCATAGGGTTTTTTGTTGGTTGTTATCTGTTGGTTCTCAAGGGTCCAGGGGTATCCCCTTGGCATCCCAGCCCCTTATTCTATAGTAATCTGACACAAGTATTTCTAACTCTTCTTGTGTAATGCCTCCACCACCTTCAAGATTATGGCCAAAGAGCCTGGGGGGAAGGGTGTCATCGGCTGATGTCAGGCCTTCCCTGAGGTTGAAACGCCGGGTGTTATCCTTAATTCCTGCTGCAATTGTTGACAGATCCCCAGGATTACAGGTGAGGCCGGTGGCAAGGAACAAAACCTTTGACAGTTCTTCCCATGGATATAAATCCTTGAAAAACCGGCAGAGAATAAAAGAGTCAAAAAGGGTGCAGCGGTCTTCAAAATCCTTGAACAGTTCAATCTTGCTGTCCGTTGCTTCAGGGGGCATCATTCCTGACCGTTCAGCCTTGTAAAAGGTGGTTCTGAGATGGCATGCGTCCCTTTCGCTGACGGCATAGGCAAGGCCCATTCTCTTTAGAATCCTTGGGTCATAACCGCCGGCCTCCATTCCCCTGGCATGAATGCAGGTCTCCTGCATGCCAAATTCTTCTGCTGCGGGTTTGATTCCTTCGGCAAGGACGCCCCCCACCCCCTGCCGCCGGGCGATTTTCTTAATGATTTTAGCCACATCCTCGGCAGACCCATAGCTCAATCGTTCGTTGATTTTTCCTTTTTTAGAGGCCTCAATGGCAAAGGCTGCCAGGTTTCCTGCGGAGATGGTGTCAATGCCAAGGCTGTCGCACAGCCAGTTTAAATAGACAATCTCTTCAATTTCATCAATCATGCACAGGCCGCCAAAGGAATACATCATGGGGGGCCCCATGGTTCCATAGGCCTGGCCCCCCTTGTCATCCTTGAAACGGGTGAGCATTGCCCTGTTGTATCGGTCAATACCGTCAGGATCATGGAAAGTTTTTCTTCGATCCCCGTAATAGACAATTCCCTTGATTTTTTTTGATCCTAGAACTGCGCCCATACCGGTTCTTCCGGCTATTTGGTGGTGGTTGTTTTTTATGACGGCAAAACGGACCAGTTTCTCTCCACCCGGCCCGATCACCATGATACCAGGGGCTTTTCCCCCGGCATTCTGTTTCAGATACGCTTCTGTTTCAAAGGTGTTTTGGCCCCATATGTTTGAGGCGTCGTGGAAGAGAACCCTGTTGGGGTTAATTTCAATCCACACGGGGGTGTCGGATATTCCCTTGATCATGACAGCATCAACCCCCGTACGACTCAAGGGCCTTGCAAAATTTCCCCCTGAATAGGATTCACCATAAAATCCGGTCAAAGGCGATTTTGCAAAGATCCCATATCTGGATGATCCGTACAGCGAACTTCCTGCAAGGGGGCCTGAAGCAATGATCAGGTGGTTATCAGGGCCCAGGGGGTCAACCCCTGCACGATTGTTTTCCAGAAGCAGCTGGGTTGCAAGACCTTTACCGCCAAGGCATAGGGCCATCATCTCCCGGTCAATACCCTCAACATGGGATGTTTTTGTTGTTGCATCAATTTTTAATAATTTAAAAAAACAGCCTTTCATGGCCCTACCCTTAAACTGATTTTGTGTTCAACAGCTTTGCATTGGCGATCAATACAACAAAGCAATTAATGTGCCAGCTCCATTTTGCGCCATCTTTCTCCTTGACAGGGGAAAAATAGCTGCATAAAATGATGCATTTTTGCATAATCCATGCGGAGTCGCATGGGGTGTGCTGCTACTGCTGCCGCTAATTCTGGAGATCCCAATGCTGCTCAATGAAAAACCCCTGGTTCCGATCAATGAATTAAAGCTGAACTGGAAACAATTCAGCAAAGCGTTTCTGAATGCCTCCCCCAATGCCATTGTGGTTACAGACCGCTCTTCTAAAGCGATTCTCTCAAACGAAAAAGCCCAGGACTCTCTGGAGATCTTCACCGGGACTTTGCTCCAGACCACCCTGCAGGAACTGACCCGGTCTTCTGCAGCGGTATTAAAAAATAACATTGCCATGGGGGATATTGAAATCCGCCGGAACAATCAGAAATTTATGACAAGAATCAGCCCCATTATCTGGAACGGTTTCACCCTTGGGCTTCTTTACGTTTTTGAAAATATAACCGCGCTGGAAAAGGTTAGTCAGAAGATGCGCTCCTACCAGGAGTTGTCCATGGAGCTTGATACCATAATCAACTCAAGCCATGACGGTATCTTGATCTGTGACGGTCAGGGAAAGGTGATACAGCTAAATCCTGCCTCTGAACACCTCTCGGGTATCAAACGTGAGAACGTGATTGGACTGGCCATGCAGGAACTGGTTGACAAAAGGGTTGTTGCCCGGTCTGTCTCACTGAAAGTGTTAAACTCTCAAAAAAAAGAGACCATCGTCCAGGACACCAAAAGCGGAAACAAACTCTTATTGACAGGTACCCCTGTGTTTGACAAAGACGGGCGTCTGTTCAGGGTGGTCGTCAATGAACGGGATATCACGGAAATTCAGGATCTGAGACAAAAAATTGATGAAAAGCAAGCCCTGAAAGAGGAGTTTGCAGATGATCTTCTTGAAATGCAGCTTGAGGCGGTCAAGTCCAAAAGAATCATTGCCAAAAGCCTTGATTACAAACTTGTTCTTGAAAAGGCGATTAAAATCGGGCGGGTTAACTCAAATGTTCTCATTCTTGGTGAGTCGGGTACTGGAAAGGGTGTCATTGCAGAGATGATTCATTACCATTCAAAACAATGCAATACCCCCATGATCAAGCTCAACTGCGGCACCATCCCGGATGCCCTGGTGGAAAGTGAGCTTTTTGGCTATAAAAAAGGAGCGTTTACAGGAGCCGACAGAAACAAGGCAGGCCGTTTTGAGATGGCTGACAAGGGCATTCTTTTTTTGGATGAAATTGGAGAGCTTCCCCTGGCTTCCCAGGTAAAGATCCTGAGATTTCTTGAAGACGGTTACCTGAGCAGGATTGGAGATACCGTCAGTAAACGGGTAGATGTCCGTATCATTGCCGCCACCAACCAGGATCTGGAAGAGATGGTGGCTGAGAAGAAATTTAGAAAAGACCTTTATTACCGGCTTAATGTTATTCCCATTAATTTGCCTCCCCTGAGGATGCGCAGGGCGTGTATTTTGCCCCTGATCTCACATTATATGAATCATTTTTGTAAGAAACATGGAATCAAAGGCCGCATCTTCCTGGACAGTCATGCTAAAGGTACTTTGGAAAACTATGCCTATCCAGGAAATGTCAGGGAGCTCATTAATATTTGTGAACGCCTGGTGGTGATGAACGAAAGCAATACCATCCATTATAAAGACCTTCCCAGTAATGTTGTGGCGTCGACAAAGCATGACGGCTTGATCATGGATATGCAAACCAAGGGCAGCTCTTTACGGGAAATGATGGATGCATTTGAATGCCAGATTCTCAAAAACACCATGACTGAGCATTTAACCCAGTCAAAGGCTGCAAAGGTGCTTGGCCTGAATCAGTCAAACATTGCAAGAAAATTGCAAAAGCATAAGCTGCTCTGACCCGTGACCCTGTGGACTTTAATAACAATCGCCTGATCTTTCCGGGGCAACGCGTCCCGGCACAACCCACTTCCAAGACATTTCAAAAACAAAATGTAAATATCTTCAATAGAGATTCTCTATGCAATGTATATTTTTCATTTTTTCTAACAATTTGACTTCATAGGGTCGTCCGAGTAATTGTTGCTCGAGTTTATTTTGACCAGAAAATACTGAAGCACCGGATCTTACAAAACATAAAAACTGGAGAATCAAATGGAACAAATGTCCTCAATGGAACGGGTTTTGGCAACCATTAGCGGAGAGGAAACGGACAGGGTACCCGTATGCAGCTTGGCTGTAGGCGTCACCCGGATGACCGGAGGGTACAGCTTTCCCGAGTTTTCAATGGACAGCGAAGCTGCAGCTGAGTCAATGATTCTTGCCAACAGACTGATCGGCGACGATATTATCCTCTGCTTTACCGATCTTTCCGTGGAGGCGGCTGATTTCGGCCAGAAAATTATCTACCCCAACCACACCACGGCATACCCTGACTATGGGGATATGCTGATAAAAGGACCGGAAGATTATGAGCGACTGGAAATTTTCAGTGCTGACCAGGGGCAGAGAATGGGTACCTTTCTTGATCTTTGCGATAAACTGGTGACCCGGTTGGGCAGTGAGGTTCCTATTCTAGGATTTGTCTACGGCCCCCTTGGTGTTCTCGGAATGCTGCGCGGCATGGAAAACCTCTATCTCGACCTGCTGGAGTATCCGGAAAAGGTGAAAGTCGCATTGGAAACGATAACAGAAGTTTTAGTAGACTTTGTCCGCTGCCAGTTCCGCCGTGGGGTGGCCGGGGTCTGTATTGATACCCTGCCGGCGTCGAGGTCGGGTGTTTCGCCTAGGATATGGGAAGAATTCGAGGGGATCTACGCCAAAAAGATCAGAGACGAAATTGTTGCCCATGGCGTGCTTAACGCCCATCACGGATGCGGATTTTCTCCGTATTTTAGGGAGGTCCGCAAGTGGCTTGACCCTGCAGTTCTCAGTTTTGCAGAGGTTCCCGAAGGGTGTAAGGACATGGCCGAAGCAAAGGAAGAATACGGCCATGATGCCATACTCATGGGGTATGTTCCCACAGGTCTGCTGTACACCGGGACTCCTTCGGATGTGATTGAAGAATCCCTTCATGAAATCGATACCCTGGGCCGGAACGGCAATTTTATCCTGGCCCCGACCTGTGAATTCCCGCCGAACGGAAATATCCTGAATGCAAGGGCAATGGTGACGGCGGCCCAGATGTATCCTGTGTGGAAAAAACAACAGCAAGCTCAAGTTATTGCCTGAAATTGAAACGATTAATAAAAATTATATCATTGAGGAAATCATAATGAAACAGACGCTGAGCCAACTTCACGAGGCCATTGTTTCTGCAGACAGTCACAAAGTGGATGAACTGATGGAACAATTGAACGGAGACGTTGACGGCCGTATGCTATTTGACAATTGTATTGAACCATCCCTGAACGCGCTCTGTGCCAATATCCGGCTCAAGAAAGGAGCTGTGCCGGAGTTACTGATGGGCCTAACCCAGGTGAACCGTATTGCTAAAATCGTTGACATCCAAAGGGGAGCGGGCAAACGCAGGAAAATTATTATTGGCGTTGTTGAAGGTGATATTCATGACATGGGGAAAAATATAATCCGGGATATCTGCAAAGGATACGGGCATGAGGTTTTTGATCTGGGTAAAGACGTTTCTGCCGAATCGTTCGCAGCAGTTGCCCTGGAACAAAATGCGGATGTGGCTTGCCTTTCGACCATGATGAGCACCACTTTAAAGGCCGTGGAGAATACCGTTGACCGGCTGAAATCTGCCCGGCCCAGCATCCGTATTCTTCTTGGTGGTGCTTTTATGAACACGGATCTGGCCGGTAAATTAAATGCCCATGGCTATGCTAAAGATGCCTCCGTCATCATGTCGGAGATCGAGCGGGTTATGCAATGAAAGAACAGCAAATTGCTATAGAGGAAATTGATTGTCGGCAAGTTACTAAAGCACTGGGATACGGCAAAAAAAATCCTCCCTCAAAAGGGTTTCTCCAGAGGGTGGAGAAACTCATTGAGGCCGCACCTAAACATGTTTATTCCGGCTATGTGGATAGAAAAATAAAGGCCATGGAAAAGGGTTTGGTCAGAACGGATGTGGGAACCATTGCCAGCCCCTGCTTCGGTAGTCTGGCAACTCAGGCTGAAAAGGTGATTTTCGGCCTGGTTACGGCAGGGCCGGAAATGGACCAGTTCCTCGCCGACTGCAGGGACACGGTGGACGCCATGGTTGTCGACTCCATTGGTTCCATCGTGGTGGAACAGGGGGTGGAAATATTGAGGAACATAGTGGCTGAGGCCTTGGGGCAGTACGTTTCCTTGCCTTTCAGTCCGGGGTATTGCGACTATCCCCTCACGGAACAGGAGATGATTTTCAAGCCCTTTGGGGACGCCCCCCTTGGCATCCGCTATCATCCAGTTTCGTTTATGATGACCCCGGTAAAGACAATCAGTTTTATCATGGCAACAGGGCCTTTCCCCCTGGATACAAATCCCTGTTCCCTCTGCCGTTTGGAAACATGCCAAATGAGACGGACAGCATAAAAAACGGTCTCAAGTATCTTCTGGTCTTTTCTTGTAAGCAATCGAGAGATCTCTGGCAAATGTTACCCCAGAGAATAGAAAAGGGCCTTGAGATTTGATTGAAAATTCTCAAGGCCTTTTATATCGATGGTTCCGGAGGAGAGACTTGAACGTTCAAGGGCATAAAGCCCGGAGGTTTTTTTGTCCTCTGGGCCTATCTCACAATGAAAACCTTACTCTTCCCAATTTCCCATGAATACGCCGTATGTTATGTCTCTGCCCTGTAAACGATCTTCATCTCCCTGGACGTTCCAGATGCCAGTTTTTCAAAGGCAGAACCCAGACTGGCTAAATTTGTTGTGCCGGTCACCAGTTTTTCCACCTTGATCCTTTTTTGGGCAATATAATCCATGGCCGTGTCGAATTCTTCGGGAAGGTATCCCATTACAGATGTCTGGGTGATTTCCCGGACAGCCGCCATGATCGTCAATATAGCCTGGGTATGGGCATTAATCCCGGCAAGCACCAGTCGACCCTTGGGTCTTAACATCCTCAGACCCAGATTGATACCTGCATCTGAAGCAGATGTTTCAATGACGACATCAAACCCGCCTTGGGTCGTTTTCATTGTTTGAGCGGCGAAATTCGGATCTGATGGATCAAAAACCTCGTCTACATGGCCTGTCTGCCTTGCGAAGTCTTGACGGAACCCATTGATTTCTGTCAAGGCGACAAAGGAAACACCGCTGATCTTTGTCCAGGCTGCGCACAGCAGGCCGATGGGGCCGCCCCCGCTGATCATGACCTTGTCCCCGGGACCGATGCCGGCCGTGCGAATGCAATGAAGGGCCACAGCCGCTGGTTCAATCATTGCGGCCTGGACATCGTTGATGCTGGCCGGCAATTTTCTTACCATATCCGGACGGATTTTGACAAATTCAGCAAACCCGCCTGGACCGTTGTTGCCGGGAATGGATCGTTTCAATGCCTTTGAGCAGATATTGACATGGCCCGCCTGGCAGGCGGTGCACCCCCCGCAGGGATCCAATGGTAATGCCGTGACCCGGTCTCCTTTGACCAGGTCGTCCCGGTTCCCGGGGTCAGTGACAATGCCGGCAAATTCGTGGCCCATGATCAGGTCATGGACGCCGCCCATTCCTAGCCCGGTATGCCAGTAATGCAGATCTGACCCGCAGATACCGCAGGCGGACACTCGTATGATAACGTTTCTGCCATCCGGCTCAGGTGCTTGGATTTCCACCAGTTCCAGGTGCCTGGAGCCTGTGAGTTTTAACGCTTTCATATGGGTTGTCCCTGATTTATTAACTGGTTTATTTTTTCCACACGGCATAGCAAAGCCTTGATGGGCACGGATGCCGTGACCGGACACAACTGCTGATCATCGGTGAGCATGTTGATATTCACCCGCTGCCATCCATTGTCCACCCCATACCAGTATCCATGGGGAGAATGCACCACCTGGGGATGGAGATCTCGATCATATTGGATTTTAATTTTGATTTTGCCCCTGGGAGATGCCAGAAACACCCATTCCCCTTCGTGCATACCCAATCGTTCAGCTGTTTGCGGATAAATCTGAAGTTCGGGGTCTGGAGATTTTTTATGCAAAGATTCAATATTGCGGTGGGAGGAATGGTAATATACCAGGTTCCGGCCTCCGGTGGTCAGTATCAGTGGGTAATCCTGACTTAAATCCGGGCTGGAAACCGGGCTTTCCGCTGGTTCCCGGAATATCGGGAGGGGGGAGATTCCCATTGAATTAAGATACTCAGCATATAGTTCCACCTTTCCGGTGGGGGTGCGAAACCGTCCTTTTTGTTCATAACCCTTGTAGATGATCGGTGTCGCAACCTTTTTTTTCACCTTGAATGCTTCAAATGTCATGCCCACGGGTTCCAACCGGTGGTCCAGGATTTCTGTGACTGACTGCCAGTACGAATCCAGACCCATTTTTTGAGCCAGGTCTATTAAAATTTGTTTTTC
Coding sequences:
- a CDS encoding cobalamin B12-binding domain-containing protein — its product is MKQTLSQLHEAIVSADSHKVDELMEQLNGDVDGRMLFDNCIEPSLNALCANIRLKKGAVPELLMGLTQVNRIAKIVDIQRGAGKRRKIIIGVVEGDIHDMGKNIIRDICKGYGHEVFDLGKDVSAESFAAVALEQNADVACLSTMMSTTLKAVENTVDRLKSARPSIRILLGGAFMNTDLAGKLNAHGYAKDASVIMSEIERVMQ
- a CDS encoding putrescine aminotransferase; the protein is MIDIEEYHPDDYKLRDIKAAKKEADEIVEIILKPTREITLKAREEISRKTVRNFRDHINKGFLEYRKSVTEATGFAVTEWTGQGSILVDALDREFLDLLGGFGLYSYGIRHPKIVAAVKAQLDRSPQYSQEMLDPLRAQLAKVLALLTPGKIQYGFFGNSGTEAVEGAMKLAKLYTGRKGFISMLKGFHGKTLGALSLMGKRSYRQPLLPLLDGVRQAPFGDLVALEHELASARAVGDDIAAVVIEPIQGEAGAIVPPDDFLPGVRALCDHYDILMIADEVQTGFGRTGELFGVDHWNVQPDIMCFGKALGGGVVPMSAFMSTPEIWKCMEPNPFIHTTTTGGNPLACASALAAISVLLEEDLTGQAKKKGAYVLEKLGDLQQRYPGILAHKRGLGLLLGMEFHTDGIGYKVASGLFSRGVITAGTLTNAKNIRFEPALNVPWTILDECLNRIEDVFKSIELPKGKPNEYLYTGQLLHVDLTNKKIHSTTIPQTLRKKYIGGWGMAVKYITDLVDPKVDPLSADNAFVVMTGPLCGTLVPTSSRTCLVSKSPKTGTIFESNIGGSFGPELKFAGYDGIVVTGKSDTPVYLKIVNSKVTLEDASPVMGKGIFQTENWLKKQVDYEAKTLAIGPAGENLIEFACVGSESYRHMGRGGAGAIFGSKNLKAIVVRGTGGVQVNEIGSFYEKVVEHTSNNLLTDENLWAYKHGTAMLVDVTNEMGIHPTRNFSKGVSNGRQKLNSEAIDDIKIGDRSCASCPLGCGKFTSLNGTQIEGPEYETLCLGGANCEIDDLESVMKFNRLCDDYGLDTMSTGNIIGLAMDITESGLHDYGVRFGDKEHYLELIEEIATRSTQRGRDMAMGAQKLGEKNGAADKAAHSKNLEMPAYDPRGNYGMALGYATSERGACHLRSFTLFEDQPFNVKEMTRAVINNQNTNAVKWSMGLCDFWGTVNTTIMADFMTKGLGKKVSAQDLEKAGERIWNLARLFNQKAGFSAKDDVLSDKLLNKALENGPYEGKKIDQAALTQMKSLLYHLRGWDTDGQPSEEKLEELDLL
- a CDS encoding aldehyde ferredoxin oxidoreductase family protein, whose product is MKGCFFKLLKIDATTKTSHVEGIDREMMALCLGGKGLATQLLLENNRAGVDPLGPDNHLIIASGPLAGSSLYGSSRYGIFAKSPLTGFYGESYSGGNFARPLSRTGVDAVMIKGISDTPVWIEINPNRVLFHDASNIWGQNTFETEAYLKQNAGGKAPGIMVIGPGGEKLVRFAVIKNNHHQIAGRTGMGAVLGSKKIKGIVYYGDRRKTFHDPDGIDRYNRAMLTRFKDDKGGQAYGTMGPPMMYSFGGLCMIDEIEEIVYLNWLCDSLGIDTISAGNLAAFAIEASKKGKINERLSYGSAEDVAKIIKKIARRQGVGGVLAEGIKPAAEEFGMQETCIHARGMEAGGYDPRILKRMGLAYAVSERDACHLRTTFYKAERSGMMPPEATDSKIELFKDFEDRCTLFDSFILCRFFKDLYPWEELSKVLFLATGLTCNPGDLSTIAAGIKDNTRRFNLREGLTSADDTLPPRLFGHNLEGGGGITQEELEILVSDYYRIRGWDAKGIPLDP
- a CDS encoding uroporphyrinogen decarboxylase family protein, which produces MEQMSSMERVLATISGEETDRVPVCSLAVGVTRMTGGYSFPEFSMDSEAAAESMILANRLIGDDIILCFTDLSVEAADFGQKIIYPNHTTAYPDYGDMLIKGPEDYERLEIFSADQGQRMGTFLDLCDKLVTRLGSEVPILGFVYGPLGVLGMLRGMENLYLDLLEYPEKVKVALETITEVLVDFVRCQFRRGVAGVCIDTLPASRSGVSPRIWEEFEGIYAKKIRDEIVAHGVLNAHHGCGFSPYFREVRKWLDPAVLSFAEVPEGCKDMAEAKEEYGHDAILMGYVPTGLLYTGTPSDVIEESLHEIDTLGRNGNFILAPTCEFPPNGNILNARAMVTAAQMYPVWKKQQQAQVIA
- a CDS encoding zinc-dependent alcohol dehydrogenase, translating into MKALKLTGSRHLELVEIQAPEPDGRNVIIRVSACGICGSDLHYWHTGLGMGGVHDLIMGHEFAGIVTDPGNRDDLVKGDRVTALPLDPCGGCTACQAGHVNICSKALKRSIPGNNGPGGFAEFVKIRPDMVRKLPASINDVQAAMIEPAAVALHCIRTAGIGPGDKVMISGGGPIGLLCAAWTKISGVSFVALTEINGFRQDFARQTGHVDEVFDPSDPNFAAQTMKTTQGGFDVVIETSASDAGINLGLRMLRPKGRLVLAGINAHTQAILTIMAAVREITQTSVMGYLPEEFDTAMDYIAQKRIKVEKLVTGTTNLASLGSAFEKLASGTSREMKIVYRAET
- a CDS encoding sigma 54-interacting transcriptional regulator; this translates as MLLNEKPLVPINELKLNWKQFSKAFLNASPNAIVVTDRSSKAILSNEKAQDSLEIFTGTLLQTTLQELTRSSAAVLKNNIAMGDIEIRRNNQKFMTRISPIIWNGFTLGLLYVFENITALEKVSQKMRSYQELSMELDTIINSSHDGILICDGQGKVIQLNPASEHLSGIKRENVIGLAMQELVDKRVVARSVSLKVLNSQKKETIVQDTKSGNKLLLTGTPVFDKDGRLFRVVVNERDITEIQDLRQKIDEKQALKEEFADDLLEMQLEAVKSKRIIAKSLDYKLVLEKAIKIGRVNSNVLILGESGTGKGVIAEMIHYHSKQCNTPMIKLNCGTIPDALVESELFGYKKGAFTGADRNKAGRFEMADKGILFLDEIGELPLASQVKILRFLEDGYLSRIGDTVSKRVDVRIIAATNQDLEEMVAEKKFRKDLYYRLNVIPINLPPLRMRRACILPLISHYMNHFCKKHGIKGRIFLDSHAKGTLENYAYPGNVRELINICERLVVMNESNTIHYKDLPSNVVASTKHDGLIMDMQTKGSSLREMMDAFECQILKNTMTEHLTQSKAAKVLGLNQSNIARKLQKHKLL